A region of Malaciobacter marinus DNA encodes the following proteins:
- a CDS encoding helix-hairpin-helix domain-containing protein, with translation MNELIKTIKEKTNLKQEYIENILNLFEQGCTIPFIARYRKDLTGNASDETLRDFNDIYEYSKKVVEKKDDIKQKLIQKELLTSKLEASINEATTLVALDDIYSIFKTTKSSRTQKAIDNNLEGLANIISCVKYTKEEVEKKAKTFLNENIKDTKEAILGAKDIIAQRYADDIRSKQVVRTLLENHALLQTKPTKDYQEDGVYKNYKEFSQKAKYIPSHRFLAINRAVNEKQLSIKVEIDEERIIENIQKFKIPKDANSSSIYLLEGLVDGLKRLLLPSLKRELITNIKEKASNEAINLFGKNLHQLLITPPVVNRVILGVDPGYKTGCKLAVIDENANYLDSNVIYPTKPKEDYNNSSKIVSDLIKKYKINAIAIGNGTASNETASFFSKFIKENNLDLKFAVVSEIGASVYSASKIATIEYPNLDVTTRGAISIASRLRDPLSALVKIDAKSLGVGQYQHDVNQTKLEKKLNEVTEDLVNKVGVDINSASYKLLSFVSGISEKLALNIVSYRDKNKNFKTKSDLLKVSGIGAKVYEQAVGFLRIKDGSSILDNTAIHPENYELANQLLKYKDLNNINKEEVCNKFEISKTVYEDVISELLKPGFDIREELPQTVFRDDELSLESLKLDDELCGVVRNLTDFGAFVDVGLKNDAMIHISKMSEKRVNHPMEVLSINQFLSRLKVIDIDIKRQKVALSMMI, from the coding sequence TTGAATGAATTAATAAAAACTATAAAAGAAAAAACAAATTTAAAACAAGAGTACATAGAAAATATATTAAATCTTTTTGAGCAAGGATGTACAATTCCTTTTATTGCTAGATATAGAAAAGATTTAACAGGAAATGCAAGTGATGAAACTTTAAGAGATTTCAATGATATTTATGAATATAGTAAAAAAGTTGTAGAAAAAAAAGATGATATAAAACAAAAACTTATTCAAAAAGAGCTTTTAACTTCAAAACTTGAAGCATCAATTAATGAGGCAACAACATTAGTTGCATTAGATGATATTTACTCTATTTTTAAAACAACAAAAAGTTCAAGAACACAAAAAGCTATTGATAATAATTTAGAGGGGTTAGCAAATATTATTTCTTGTGTAAAATATACAAAAGAAGAAGTTGAAAAAAAAGCAAAGACCTTTTTAAATGAAAATATAAAAGATACTAAAGAAGCTATTTTGGGTGCAAAAGATATTATTGCTCAAAGATATGCTGATGATATACGCTCAAAACAAGTAGTAAGAACACTTTTAGAAAATCATGCACTTTTACAAACAAAACCAACAAAAGATTATCAAGAAGATGGAGTTTATAAAAACTATAAAGAGTTTTCTCAAAAAGCCAAATATATTCCCTCTCACAGATTTTTAGCAATAAATAGAGCTGTCAATGAAAAACAATTGTCAATAAAAGTAGAAATTGATGAAGAAAGAATTATAGAGAATATACAAAAGTTTAAGATTCCAAAAGATGCAAATAGTTCAAGTATTTATCTACTTGAGGGATTAGTTGATGGTTTAAAAAGATTGCTACTTCCTAGTTTAAAAAGAGAACTTATAACAAATATAAAAGAAAAAGCAAGCAATGAAGCAATAAATCTTTTTGGAAAAAATTTACATCAACTTTTAATTACTCCACCTGTTGTAAATAGAGTTATACTTGGAGTTGACCCTGGATATAAAACAGGTTGTAAATTGGCTGTTATTGATGAAAATGCAAACTATTTAGACTCAAATGTTATATATCCAACAAAGCCAAAAGAAGATTATAATAATTCTAGTAAGATTGTTTCTGATTTAATTAAAAAGTATAAAATCAATGCCATAGCAATTGGTAATGGTACTGCTTCAAATGAAACAGCAAGTTTTTTCTCAAAGTTTATAAAAGAGAATAATTTAGATTTAAAGTTTGCAGTTGTAAGTGAGATTGGTGCATCTGTTTATTCTGCTTCAAAGATTGCAACTATTGAGTATCCTAATTTAGATGTTACAACAAGAGGTGCTATTTCAATTGCTAGTAGATTAAGAGATCCTTTATCTGCACTTGTGAAAATTGATGCAAAATCACTTGGAGTAGGGCAATATCAACATGATGTAAATCAAACAAAACTTGAGAAAAAGTTAAATGAAGTTACTGAAGATTTGGTAAATAAAGTAGGAGTTGATATAAACTCTGCTTCTTATAAGTTATTGTCATTTGTATCAGGTATTTCTGAAAAATTAGCTTTAAATATTGTTTCATATAGAGATAAAAACAAAAACTTCAAAACAAAAAGTGACTTATTAAAAGTAAGTGGAATTGGAGCAAAGGTTTATGAACAAGCAGTTGGATTTTTAAGAATAAAAGATGGTTCTTCCATTTTAGATAATACTGCAATTCATCCTGAAAATTATGAGTTAGCAAATCAACTTTTAAAATATAAAGATTTAAATAATATAAATAAAGAAGAAGTTTGTAATAAATTTGAAATTTCAAAAACTGTTTATGAAGATGTAATAAGTGAACTTTTAAAACCAGGCTTTGATATTAGAGAAGAGTTACCTCAAACTGTATTTAGAGATGATGAGCTTAGTTTAGAGTCTTTAAAACTTGATGATGAACTTTGTGGGGTAGTGAGAAATCTAACTGATTTTGGAGCTTTTGTTGATGTTGGATTGAAAAATGATGCAATGATACATATTTCTAAAATGAGTGAGAAAAGAGTAAATCATCCAATGGAAGTTTTATCAATAAATCAATTTTTATCAAGACTTAAAGTTATTGATATTGATATAAAAAGACAAAAAGTAGCTTTAAGTATGATGATTTAA
- a CDS encoding methyltransferase codes for MFEFYLLIFLLIIVCAIVISSLKIGISPMPSSKASHKIILDYVKKTENKTIIDLGSGFGSLAIFLASNLPNRKIIGYELSFFPWLISIFLKKLLRLENLHFYKKDFLKQDLKNATLVCYLYFKGMKKLEDKLFEDSINTTIISNTFSFFNIKYRDKLYANDLFKTPIYLYMT; via the coding sequence ATGTTTGAGTTTTATTTACTAATTTTTTTACTTATAATTGTTTGTGCTATTGTGATTTCTTCATTAAAAATTGGGATTTCTCCCATGCCAAGTTCAAAAGCTTCACATAAAATAATCTTAGACTATGTAAAGAAAACAGAAAATAAAACTATTATTGATTTAGGCTCTGGCTTTGGAAGTTTAGCAATTTTTTTGGCTTCAAATCTTCCAAATAGAAAAATAATTGGCTATGAATTATCATTTTTCCCATGGTTAATCTCTATTTTTCTAAAAAAACTATTAAGATTAGAAAATCTTCATTTTTATAAAAAAGATTTTTTAAAACAAGATTTGAAAAATGCAACTTTAGTTTGTTATTTATACTTTAAAGGGATGAAAAAGCTCGAAGATAAGCTATTTGAAGACTCAATTAACACTACAATTATTAGTAATACTTTTTCTTTTTTTAATATAAAGTATAGAGATAAACTATATGCAAATGACCTATTTAAAACTCCTATTTACTTATATATGACTTAA
- a CDS encoding acyl-CoA dehydratase activase, translating to MYWGVDIGSTYTKICGLDEQKNIIDTKTIPTIVNQDEIVQEYLKDKNVEMLVSTGYGRHMVQELFDCPIISEIKAHAKAAHYFQNDADMVIDLGGQDSKVIKLDLTGGFIDFKMNDKCAAGTGKFLEIASNRMGLELEEFSKIGFEATKELTISSMCAVFAESEVISLIAKKESASNICYAVHESIASRLASMARKFAIKSDKIIFSGGGALNPFLLHLVALKLDKEVIASKHPQLAGAVGAALAGHEVSTEL from the coding sequence ATGTACTGGGGAGTAGATATAGGGTCCACATATACAAAAATATGTGGACTTGATGAACAAAAAAATATAATAGATACAAAAACCATACCAACCATTGTAAATCAAGATGAAATAGTTCAAGAATATCTTAAAGATAAAAATGTTGAAATGTTAGTATCCACAGGGTATGGAAGACATATGGTTCAAGAACTTTTTGATTGCCCAATAATTAGTGAAATAAAAGCCCACGCGAAAGCAGCACACTATTTTCAAAATGATGCAGATATGGTTATTGATTTAGGAGGTCAAGATAGTAAAGTAATAAAACTTGATTTAACTGGTGGTTTTATTGATTTTAAGATGAATGATAAATGCGCAGCAGGAACTGGAAAATTTTTAGAAATTGCTTCAAACAGAATGGGTTTAGAACTAGAAGAGTTTTCAAAAATAGGATTTGAAGCAACAAAAGAATTAACTATTTCAAGTATGTGTGCAGTTTTTGCAGAATCTGAAGTAATCTCACTCATAGCAAAAAAAGAGAGTGCTTCAAACATTTGTTATGCAGTTCATGAATCAATTGCATCAAGACTTGCTTCAATGGCAAGGAAATTTGCAATAAAAAGTGATAAGATTATATTTTCAGGAGGAGGAGCATTAAATCCTTTTTTATTACATTTAGTAGCTTTAAAATTAGATAAAGAAGTAATTGCATCAAAACACCCTCAATTAGCTGGAGCAGTAGGTGCAGCACTTGCTGGTCATGAAGTAAGTACTGAACTTTAA
- a CDS encoding double-cubane-cluster-containing anaerobic reductase, protein MGVQEHRSLLKDIGVDVDRHAKMMEMGLESYKAQFMTQKNRPEAMKYFDWFMSEMQGQRIAEINELRKNKKPAIGAFCIFVPEEIIVGSGGACFGLCGGSPATIADAETELPRNICPLIKSAHGFKLQKTCAYTQSSDFIYGETTCEAKKKTWEILNKHHPVKVMNIPHMKREKDLKLWKEELFEFKEHIESITGEKLSLEQMKKGTKIVNEKREALQRLDRLRSMNKDVIPISGKDGLFVTQMGFLDDPVRYTKKVNELCDELEKRVEEKISVFEEDTPRLMVLGTPFAPPNWKLHTAVETSGGAIVNEESCIGHRYYKDNVNLDDVNNEDELMQKLLDKYSAVDCACFTPNAPRIDKILQMYKDRQANGVIYYTLSFCHTYNVEAHLVTQALEKEGIPCLVIESDYSPEDAGQIKTRVEAFLESINFKKEAAAFKKKQN, encoded by the coding sequence ATGGGTGTACAAGAACATAGAAGCCTATTAAAAGATATTGGTGTAGATGTTGATAGACATGCAAAAATGATGGAAATGGGTCTTGAATCATACAAAGCACAATTTATGACACAAAAAAATAGACCAGAAGCAATGAAATATTTTGATTGGTTTATGAGTGAAATGCAAGGTCAAAGAATAGCAGAAATAAATGAATTAAGAAAAAATAAAAAACCTGCAATTGGAGCATTTTGTATTTTTGTTCCTGAAGAAATTATTGTGGGTTCAGGAGGAGCATGTTTTGGTTTATGTGGGGGAAGTCCTGCTACAATTGCCGATGCAGAGACTGAACTTCCTAGAAATATTTGTCCATTAATTAAATCTGCCCATGGATTTAAACTTCAAAAAACATGTGCTTATACTCAATCTTCTGATTTTATCTATGGAGAAACAACATGTGAGGCAAAGAAAAAAACTTGGGAAATTTTAAATAAACATCACCCTGTAAAAGTTATGAATATCCCACATATGAAAAGAGAAAAAGATTTAAAACTTTGGAAAGAAGAACTTTTTGAGTTTAAAGAACATATTGAAAGTATAACAGGAGAAAAACTATCATTAGAACAAATGAAAAAAGGAACTAAGATAGTAAATGAAAAAAGAGAAGCTTTACAAAGATTAGATAGATTAAGAAGTATGAATAAAGATGTAATTCCAATAAGTGGAAAAGATGGTTTATTTGTTACTCAAATGGGATTTTTAGATGATCCTGTTAGATATACTAAAAAAGTAAATGAACTTTGCGATGAATTAGAAAAAAGAGTTGAAGAAAAAATTAGTGTATTTGAAGAAGATACACCAAGACTTATGGTATTAGGGACTCCTTTTGCACCACCAAACTGGAAACTTCACACAGCAGTTGAAACAAGTGGAGGGGCAATTGTAAATGAAGAATCATGTATTGGACATAGATATTATAAAGATAATGTAAATTTAGATGATGTAAATAATGAAGATGAATTAATGCAAAAGCTACTTGATAAATATAGTGCAGTTGATTGTGCATGTTTTACACCTAATGCACCAAGAATTGATAAAATCTTACAAATGTATAAAGATAGACAAGCAAATGGAGTAATTTATTATACTTTATCATTTTGTCATACATATAATGTTGAAGCTCATTTGGTTACACAAGCACTTGAAAAAGAAGGAATTCCATGTTTGGTAATTGAATCTGATTATTCACCAGAAGATGCAGGGCAAATAAAAACAAGAGTTGAAGCATTTTTAGAAAGTATTAATTTTAAAAAAGAAGCTGCTGCTTTTAAAAAGAAACAAAACTAA
- a CDS encoding DUF711 family protein → MNYKNKQLCKIRTITTFLTLKKDKNNWEEKIEKACYFCDRLSEKFNKIDYEVQSIRIVTNAFEEYLNINNIEEAKEDLAYISSLLNKYSNENLRIRFAIGEAKTKEQIEMLPDLIASYGDLCNACVNIKKDEFDILDNATILHCAKAVKKISQITPRGEGNFNFTVNFNCKPFIPYFPASYHESFLEDSYVIGFETPDLLVNVLSKCNESNSKKTHQEKFKEYYEVLNTALQYHVDNINEVINSFDNSDFKFVGIDSSAAPSKNCSSMASVYELLGVEYFGAAGSVEASSLLTKVFKSIKNVPLVGFSGLMLAVIEDLGLAAGTKRKDYDIRTLLTNSAVCGIGLDTVPIEGDTSIEKIALIMQDTGTMAFRLNKPLTVRLFPYPNLKQGDITSYESDDLCNCAVLKVP, encoded by the coding sequence ATGAATTATAAAAACAAACAATTATGCAAAATTAGGACGATAACAACATTTTTAACTTTAAAAAAAGATAAAAATAACTGGGAAGAAAAGATAGAAAAAGCTTGTTATTTTTGTGATAGATTAAGTGAAAAATTCAATAAGATTGATTATGAAGTTCAATCAATAAGAATTGTTACAAATGCATTTGAAGAGTATTTGAATATAAACAATATAGAAGAAGCAAAAGAAGATTTAGCATATATATCTTCACTTTTAAATAAATATTCAAATGAAAATTTAAGAATAAGATTTGCTATTGGTGAAGCAAAAACAAAAGAACAAATTGAAATGTTACCTGATTTGATAGCTTCATATGGTGACTTGTGCAATGCTTGTGTAAATATAAAAAAAGATGAATTTGATATTTTAGATAATGCAACTATTTTGCACTGTGCAAAAGCTGTTAAAAAGATTTCACAAATAACACCAAGAGGTGAGGGTAATTTTAATTTTACAGTAAATTTCAACTGTAAACCATTTATTCCTTATTTTCCAGCTTCATACCATGAAAGCTTTTTAGAGGATTCATATGTTATAGGTTTTGAAACACCAGATTTATTAGTAAATGTTTTAAGCAAATGCAATGAATCAAATAGTAAAAAAACACATCAAGAAAAATTTAAAGAGTATTATGAAGTTTTAAATACAGCATTACAGTATCATGTTGATAATATAAATGAAGTAATAAATAGTTTTGATAATAGTGATTTTAAATTTGTAGGAATTGATAGTTCAGCAGCACCATCTAAAAACTGCTCTTCAATGGCAAGTGTTTATGAGTTATTAGGTGTTGAGTATTTTGGTGCAGCAGGAAGTGTAGAGGCTTCTTCTTTACTTACAAAGGTTTTTAAAAGTATAAAAAATGTGCCATTAGTGGGATTTTCAGGATTAATGCTTGCGGTTATTGAAGATTTAGGTTTAGCAGCTGGAACTAAAAGAAAAGATTATGATATTAGAACACTACTTACAAATAGTGCTGTTTGTGGAATAGGACTTGATACTGTACCAATTGAAGGAGATACTTCTATTGAAAAAATCGCTTTAATTATGCAAGATACTGGAACTATGGCATTTAGGTTAAATAAACCGTTGACTGTAAGACTTTTTCCTTATCCTAATTTAAAACAAGGTGATATTACATCTTATGAAAGCGATGATTTATGTAATTGTGCAGTACTAAAAGTGCCATAG
- a CDS encoding DsbA family protein: MQNKKIVFIAIISIVVVFIAGAYIYKQNESASYNAMLEQKASNLQKEHSIVLGKKEAKVQLVEFFDPACGTCAQFHPYVKKIMKENEGDIKLVLRYAPFHENSDFAVRVLEASRKQDKFMDTLEFMFATQKYWIEHHVVNPKMLWRILPKAGLDMEKLSADIENDSQKVTDIINQDLNDAKELGATKTPSYFVNGKPLETFGLDNLMNLIKSEL; encoded by the coding sequence ATGCAAAATAAAAAGATTGTATTTATTGCAATAATTAGTATAGTGGTCGTATTTATAGCAGGAGCATATATTTACAAACAAAATGAATCTGCAAGTTATAATGCTATGCTTGAACAAAAAGCTAGTAATTTACAAAAAGAGCACTCAATTGTTTTAGGAAAAAAAGAAGCAAAAGTTCAACTTGTAGAGTTTTTTGATCCTGCTTGTGGTACTTGTGCACAGTTTCACCCTTATGTAAAAAAGATAATGAAAGAAAATGAAGGTGATATAAAACTAGTTTTAAGATATGCACCTTTTCATGAAAACTCAGATTTTGCAGTAAGAGTATTAGAAGCTTCTAGAAAACAAGATAAGTTTATGGATACTTTAGAGTTTATGTTTGCAACTCAAAAGTATTGGATAGAACATCATGTTGTAAATCCTAAGATGTTATGGAGAATTTTGCCAAAAGCTGGTCTTGATATGGAAAAACTTTCTGCTGATATTGAAAATGATTCACAAAAAGTTACAGATATAATAAACCAAGATTTAAATGATGCAAAAGAATTAGGAGCAACAAAGACTCCATCTTATTTTGTAAATGGAAAACCACTTGAGACTTTTGGTCTTGATAATCTAATGAATTTAATAAAATCAGAGTTATAA
- a CDS encoding small multi-drug export protein: MRKINNIIFKGKEGNIFIFSLFLTTMLIISILITYFYDTKLANKITSLVVSNLFVGRVPSLSLGYASQLPHITVIGVNIITEIILVTSLYPLFIFSLKGILKIKPLEEFFFQVQEKKKRHQDKFEKYGKIGLFVFVFIPFWMTGPIVGAIIGYLIGLKHYTIMAIVFISTIIAITLWGFFLNEIIEFLLAFDTRYVWIILLLIVVTTLILKIKNKLYKREK; this comes from the coding sequence ATGAGAAAAATCAATAATATTATTTTTAAAGGTAAAGAAGGAAATATTTTTATCTTTAGTCTTTTTTTAACTACTATGCTTATTATTTCTATATTAATTACATATTTTTATGATACAAAATTAGCAAATAAAATTACTAGTTTAGTTGTATCAAATCTTTTTGTAGGACGTGTTCCCTCACTATCTTTAGGTTATGCCTCGCAATTACCTCATATTACTGTTATAGGAGTAAATATAATAACTGAAATTATTTTAGTTACTAGTTTATATCCTCTTTTTATATTTAGTCTTAAAGGAATACTAAAAATAAAACCCTTAGAAGAGTTCTTTTTTCAAGTTCAAGAAAAGAAAAAACGACATCAAGATAAATTTGAAAAATACGGTAAAATAGGACTTTTTGTTTTTGTTTTTATTCCTTTTTGGATGACAGGACCAATTGTTGGTGCTATTATTGGCTACTTAATAGGTTTAAAGCACTATACAATTATGGCAATTGTATTTATATCAACTATTATTGCTATAACACTATGGGGATTTTTTCTAAATGAGATTATTGAGTTTTTGTTGGCATTTGATACTAGATATGTATGGATAATACTTTTGTTAATTGTAGTGACAACTTTAATTTTAAAAATAAAAAATAAATTATATAAAAGAGAAAAATAA